TATTTTTAAATTTAATCAGTGAGCTGGTGAAGCAAATCAATGAATGCGCACAAAATGTTAGTAAAACCTCATCGCAAACATCATCACAAGCAGCTCAACTAACAAGCTCTACTAGCCAACAACAACAAGCTTTAGAAATGGCGGCAACGGCTATTAATGAAATGGCTGCCACTGCTAATGAAGTGTCGAGTAGTTGTGCGAATGCGGCCGATTTAGCGGTTCAAACACAACAAGCATCAGATTTAGGGCAATCGGTTATTACTCAAACCGTAGAAAGTGTGGTGCAGCTCTGTGATGTAATAAATAATGCCTCAGCAGACATTACTCAACTCGATACTGAAAGTGAAAATATTATGTCGATTTTGAGTGTTATTCGTGGCATTTCAGAGCAAACCAATTTATTAGCATTGAATGCTGCAATTGAAGCTGCGCGAGCTGGTGAGCATGGGCGTGGTTTTGCAGTGGTTGCTGATGAAGTTCGTGCGTTATCGCAACGTACTGCAGAGTCGACCGAAGAAGTAGCATCGCAGCTTGATAAGTTACGCACGATGTCTTCTAAAGTCTCTAAAGACATGGAACGCAGCATAGAAACCACCAATAGAACTGTAGAACTTGCGCATTCTGCGCAACAACAGTTTAGTGAGATCACGGCATCTATTGTTAATATTAGTGATTTAAATACGCAAATAGCCACCGCTGCTGAAGAGCAGCAACACGTCGCTGAAGACATCAATCGAAATGTGACAGAAATTAAAAACTCGGCTGATGAGGTGAGTGATATTGCTGTTAGCACCAGTGAGAATGGCAATGAAATGAGTCGTCTTTCATCGATATTAACTGATTTAGTAGGTAAGTTTAAAGTATAAACAATAGGGCAAGTGCATACTTGCCCTATTCAATCTGCTACTTATTTTTGAGTAATTGTTTTAACTCTGCCAGTTGCGCCTTCAATTCGTTTACTTGGCCTTGGGTTGCGGGCAGTGAGTCTGTATCGGCTTGCTCTTCTCGTGCATTGCGATGCTCTTCACTCATTACTTCTAAAATAGCCCCCACCATCATATTTAAGAATACAAATGCAGTTAAAAAGATAAAGGTTAAGTAAAAAATCCAACTTAATTTGTATACCGCCATGGTTTCGTACATCACGTCGGTCCAATCTTCGAAGGTGGCGATTCTAAACAAGGTAAGCATAGAAATAGAGACATCGCCCCACAGTACTGGGTTTATTTCAGCAAACAACATGCTACCTGTGGCAGCATAAATATAAAAAATCACAAACATTAGCAGCGCGATATAGCCCATTTGCGGGATGGCTTTTATTAGTGAGTTCACTAATAAGCGCAGCTCTGGGATCATAGACACTAAACGTAGTACGCGGAAAATGCGTAGTAGTCGAGCAATAAAAATAGTCGAGCCTGCCGCAGGGTATAAACTACCTATCACTATAATGAAGTCAAATATGTTCCAGCCCTTGGAGAAAAAATCTTTGATCCCTTTACTGGCAATATAACGAATAACCAATTCGATCAAGAA
The genomic region above belongs to Pseudoalteromonas undina and contains:
- a CDS encoding ion transporter, with the translated sequence MLSQLQELFQRIDKSKLFQSFVIAVIVVSALTVGAHTYSLHPTAELFLHWMDIGITVFFLIELVIRYIASKGIKDFFSKGWNIFDFIIVIGSLYPAAGSTIFIARLLRIFRVLRLVSMIPELRLLVNSLIKAIPQMGYIALLMFVIFYIYAATGSMLFAEINPVLWGDVSISMLTLFRIATFEDWTDVMYETMAVYKLSWIFYLTFIFLTAFVFLNMMVGAILEVMSEEHRNAREEQADTDSLPATQGQVNELKAQLAELKQLLKNK